A portion of the bacterium genome contains these proteins:
- a CDS encoding L-lactate dehydrogenase yields MKIGIIGAGRTGATTAFCIAKSGIVDEIILLDAIKELAIGEAEDINQGLVLFPKETIVKGGDYKDLSDCNLIIITAGLRRKEGETRLSLINKNLSLVADIVKNITSNNRNCLLFVVSNPVDIMTYAVLKISGFAKERVFGLGTYLDTIRLKSIIKRAGKDPKDAMMIGEHGEKMVAISCCDREIIDKVRGAGAWMIKHKGGAGWAVGMACLEIVKAIALDKKEIFPLSSFIPDYAISISIPTIIGREGIIGHPKISLTEEEKEKFIDSTRVIKEQIVSLNL; encoded by the coding sequence ATGAAAATAGGAATAATTGGTGCAGGAAGAACTGGGGCAACAACCGCGTTTTGTATTGCAAAAAGTGGAATTGTAGATGAAATTATCCTACTTGATGCAATAAAGGAGCTTGCAATAGGAGAGGCAGAGGATATAAATCAGGGGCTTGTCCTATTTCCAAAAGAGACAATTGTTAAAGGAGGAGATTATAAAGACCTTTCAGATTGTAATCTTATAATTATTACAGCAGGCTTAAGGAGAAAGGAAGGAGAGACAAGGCTTTCTCTTATAAACAAAAACCTCTCTTTGGTAGCTGATATTGTCAAAAATATTACATCAAATAACAGGAATTGCCTCCTTTTTGTTGTCTCAAACCCGGTTGACATTATGACATATGCTGTCTTAAAAATATCAGGCTTTGCAAAAGAAAGGGTTTTTGGTCTGGGGACATACCTTGATACTATAAGGCTTAAATCCATTATAAAAAGAGCTGGAAAAGACCCAAAGGATGCTATGATGATTGGTGAGCATGGGGAGAAGATGGTTGCTATTTCCTGTTGTGACAGGGAGATAATTGATAAGGTAAGAGGGGCTGGGGCTTGGATGATAAAGCATAAAGGGGGAGCAGGGTGGGCGGTTGGAATGGCATGTTTAGAAATAGTAAAGGCAATCGCCCTTGATAAAAAGGAAATATTCCCATTGTCATCCTTTATTCCAGATTATGCTATATCCATAAGCATACCTACAATAATTGGAAGGGAGGGGATAATTGGACACCCCAAAATTTCCTTAACAGAAGAAGAAAAAGAAAAATTCATAGATTCAACAAGGGTAATAAAAGAGCAAATAGTCTCTCTAAATTTATGA
- a CDS encoding substrate-binding domain-containing protein, which translates to MRTFFILLLFIGCIREERLRLATTTSLENSGILKVLLKEFEKTHKIKVDVIAVGTGAALRLGRNGDCDILLVHSKKDEEEFVKDGFGINRQEIMWNDFVLLGPRDDPAKIKGKDLISGLKNIAKEKEIFVSRGDDSGTHKKEKGLWEKTGIKPKGKWYLETGQGMGETLIIANEKNGYCLSDRGTYLSYKNKISLVILKEDPKELYNPYSVIIINPKKYPINYGSARKLADWLIKQECQRIIGEYRVNGIRLFNPINEPFHPISSYITTPLEKARSIKDKYNQMYESP; encoded by the coding sequence ATGCGTACATTTTTTATTCTACTTCTTTTTATAGGATGTATAAGAGAGGAAAGATTGAGGCTTGCAACAACAACATCTCTTGAAAATTCGGGTATTCTTAAGGTTCTTTTAAAAGAATTTGAGAAAACCCATAAAATAAAGGTGGATGTAATTGCGGTGGGAACAGGAGCAGCCTTAAGGCTGGGAAGAAATGGTGATTGTGATATTCTTCTTGTCCATTCTAAGAAAGACGAGGAGGAATTTGTAAAGGATGGGTTTGGAATAAATAGGCAGGAGATTATGTGGAATGATTTTGTTCTGTTAGGACCAAGGGATGATCCCGCAAAAATAAAGGGAAAAGACCTTATATCAGGCTTAAAAAATATAGCAAAAGAAAAGGAGATATTTGTTTCAAGGGGAGACGATTCTGGAACACATAAAAAGGAAAAAGGGCTATGGGAAAAAACAGGAATAAAGCCAAAGGGAAAATGGTATCTTGAAACAGGACAGGGAATGGGAGAGACATTGATAATCGCAAATGAAAAAAATGGGTATTGTTTATCTGATAGGGGAACATATCTTTCTTACAAGAACAAGATTTCTCTTGTTATCTTGAAAGAAGACCCAAAAGAACTCTATAATCCATATTCTGTGATCATTATTAATCCAAAGAAATATCCCATAAATTATGGATCGGCAAGAAAGCTTGCAGATTGGCTTATAAAACAAGAATGCCAAAGGATAATTGGTGAATACAGAGTAAATGGAATAAGGCTTTTTAATCCTATAAATGAACCTTTCCATCCTATTTCCTCCTATATCACTACCCCTTTAGAAAAGGCAAGGTCTATAAAGGACAAATATAATCAAATGTATGAATCTCCTTGA
- a CDS encoding ABC transporter permease yields the protein MNLLDSIVSSINLILKGDRELFGIVFLSIKLSFIATTISAILSLPISLMITQYEFIGKKIIITIINTLMALPTVVVGLLVYSLLSRNGPLGCLSLLYTPYAMVIGQVILISPIITGLLISSISLLDIRVKKEAIALGANKFQVMAVIFEEGRQGFVSAIICGFGRVFAEVGISMMVGGNIASYTRNIPTAIALETSKGNFAHSFALGLILLLVAFIINPLFHYLRK from the coding sequence ATGAATCTCCTTGATTCTATTGTATCTTCCATAAACCTTATCTTAAAGGGAGATAGGGAATTGTTTGGGATTGTTTTTCTTTCTATTAAGCTCTCTTTCATAGCAACAACGATTTCTGCAATACTCTCTCTACCAATAAGCCTTATGATTACCCAATACGAATTTATAGGAAAAAAAATAATAATTACCATTATAAACACCCTGATGGCACTTCCTACGGTTGTGGTTGGCTTGCTTGTTTATTCGCTCCTTTCAAGAAATGGCCCTTTGGGATGCCTTTCCCTTTTATACACACCATATGCTATGGTCATTGGTCAGGTAATCCTTATCTCTCCAATCATTACAGGGCTTCTTATTTCATCTATCTCATTATTGGATATAAGGGTAAAAAAGGAAGCAATTGCCCTTGGTGCTAATAAATTTCAGGTTATGGCAGTGATTTTTGAGGAAGGAAGGCAAGGATTTGTCTCTGCGATTATTTGTGGATTTGGAAGGGTTTTCGCTGAGGTGGGAATCTCAATGATGGTGGGTGGGAATATAGCTTCCTATACCAGGAATATTCCAACCGCCATTGCCCTTGAGACAAGCAAGGGAAATTTTGCCCACTCGTTTGCTTTAGGCTTAATCCTTCTTCTTGTTGCATTCATTATCAACCCCTTGTTTCATTACCTTAGAAAATAA
- a CDS encoding aminotransferase class I/II-fold pyridoxal phosphate-dependent enzyme, producing MLSKRILEIPASGIRKFFDLISRMPDVISLGVGEPDFPTPWHIRENALYSIEKGFTTYTSNAGLLSLREKISQMVYSKYNLSYDPKNEVLITVGVSEGLDLAVRAILDLDDEVLIPEPSYVSYKPCVLLAGGKPVVIPTKFSNKFKIKPDDIKERLSSRTKAIILCYPNNPTGMTYTKDELSSIADVCKENDIMVISDEIYGLLSYEIEHIPFSTFLKEKTIWLSGFSKGYAMTGWRLGYALGPEEIISAMCKIHQYIILCAPIMSQYAGLSALNSNSFIEIKDEFLRRRNLIVSGLNSIGMPCLMPDGAFYAFPSIEKTGLSSYDFAEKLLLSEKVAVVPGNVFGDCGRGFIRCSYATSVEKIEKAIERMASFLKKI from the coding sequence ATGCTTTCAAAAAGGATATTAGAAATTCCGGCATCTGGGATAAGAAAATTTTTTGACCTTATCTCAAGGATGCCTGATGTAATCTCATTGGGTGTAGGAGAACCAGATTTTCCAACACCCTGGCATATCAGAGAAAATGCCTTATATTCTATAGAAAAGGGCTTCACAACCTATACATCAAATGCAGGTCTTCTTTCTTTAAGGGAAAAGATAAGCCAAATGGTCTATTCAAAATATAACCTCTCTTACGACCCAAAAAATGAGGTTTTGATTACGGTTGGTGTTTCAGAAGGCCTTGATCTTGCAGTTAGGGCTATATTAGATTTAGATGATGAGGTTCTTATTCCTGAACCATCTTATGTTTCCTATAAGCCCTGTGTCCTATTAGCAGGCGGAAAGCCTGTGGTTATTCCTACAAAATTTTCTAATAAATTTAAGATAAAACCCGATGACATTAAAGAGAGGCTAAGTAGCAGAACAAAGGCAATTATCCTTTGCTATCCCAATAATCCTACGGGAATGACATATACAAAGGATGAGCTTTCTTCTATTGCTGATGTTTGCAAAGAGAATGATATTATGGTTATCTCGGATGAAATATATGGGCTTCTTTCTTATGAAATAGAACATATACCATTTAGCACATTTTTAAAAGAAAAAACCATCTGGCTCTCTGGATTTTCAAAGGGCTATGCGATGACAGGCTGGAGGCTTGGCTATGCTCTAGGACCAGAAGAAATAATTTCTGCGATGTGTAAAATCCACCAATATATCATCCTTTGTGCGCCCATAATGAGCCAATATGCAGGTCTTTCTGCTTTAAACAGCAATAGCTTTATTGAGATAAAGGATGAGTTTTTAAGAAGGAGAAATTTGATTGTTTCAGGCTTAAATTCCATTGGTATGCCTTGTTTGATGCCTGATGGTGCATTCTATGCCTTTCCATCCATTGAAAAGACAGGTTTATCTTCCTATGATTTTGCCGAAAAGCTCTTACTTTCTGAAAAGGTTGCTGTGGTTCCTGGAAATGTTTTTGGTGATTGTGGAAGGGGGTTTATAAGATGCTCATATGCAACCTCAGTAGAAAAAATAGAAAAGGCAATAGAGAGAATGGCAAGCTTTTTAAAGAAGATTTAG
- a CDS encoding nucleotide exchange factor GrpE has translation MAEMSQESGVRGQESKERIQKIVRKKKVELLQEIDEKDAQIEEYLNLAKVIKADFENYKKRQEEEKNQLKKIYQREIFIEFLNVFDNLERALKEGTGNREQEIGNIEKIIDGIGLVKKGFEEILSKFGLKRIETIGHPFSPKFHTAILSIPIKEQREGIILEEVQSGWKDNDFCLRPASVIVSKGWEEEASQKGE, from the coding sequence ATGGCTGAAATGAGTCAGGAGTCGGGAGTCAGGGGTCAGGAGTCAAAGGAAAGAATACAGAAGATAGTGCGAAAGAAGAAGGTAGAGCTTTTGCAAGAGATTGATGAGAAGGATGCGCAAATAGAGGAATATCTAAATCTGGCAAAAGTGATAAAGGCTGATTTTGAGAATTATAAAAAGAGACAAGAAGAAGAAAAAAACCAATTAAAAAAGATATACCAAAGAGAAATCTTTATTGAATTCCTTAATGTTTTTGATAACCTTGAGAGGGCACTAAAAGAGGGAACAGGGAATAGGGAACAGGAAATAGGGAATATAGAAAAAATTATAGATGGGATTGGTCTTGTTAAGAAGGGATTTGAAGAAATTCTTTCAAAATTTGGGCTTAAAAGGATAGAAACAATTGGACATCCTTTCTCTCCCAAATTTCACACCGCCATTCTCTCTATTCCCATAAAAGAGCAAAGAGAGGGAATAATCCTTGAGGAGGTTCAATCGGGTTGGAAAGATAATGATTTTTGCCTAAGACCTGCCTCTGTTATAGTTTCCAAAGGATGGGAAGAAGAAGCTTCGCAAAAAGGGGAATAA
- the lepB gene encoding signal peptidase I, producing MKKEKKGLKQRIWEWFESLFVALIIALIIRFFIIQPYRIPSGSMIHTLEIGDQLFVIRCKYGIMIPFTDKWLCRWAKPKRGDIVVFRNPKDPDRGVLLRIISPVIWAGTIGKIDLNPHKDYIKRVLGTPGDKVMIKDRQVYINEKAIDEPYKIHQDPYRIFGYSERDNWISPIVVPEGKYFVMGDNRDFSYDSRFWGYVPEELIVGKALFIHWPPWRIKWLK from the coding sequence ATGAAGAAAGAGAAAAAGGGGTTGAAGCAAAGGATTTGGGAATGGTTTGAATCCCTGTTTGTAGCCCTTATCATTGCTTTAATCATCAGGTTTTTCATTATCCAGCCATATAGAATTCCATCTGGCTCTATGATTCACACATTAGAAATCGGGGATCAGCTATTTGTTATAAGATGTAAATATGGAATAATGATTCCTTTTACTGACAAATGGCTATGTAGATGGGCAAAGCCTAAAAGGGGTGATATTGTTGTCTTTAGAAACCCTAAAGACCCTGATCGAGGTGTTCTTTTAAGAATAATCTCGCCTGTAATTTGGGCAGGAACCATTGGAAAGATTGACCTTAATCCACATAAGGATTATATAAAAAGGGTGCTCGGAACACCAGGGGATAAGGTAATGATTAAAGATAGGCAGGTCTATATAAATGAAAAGGCGATAGATGAGCCTTATAAAATACATCAAGATCCATATAGGATATTTGGATATTCAGAGAGAGACAATTGGATTTCTCCTATTGTAGTTCCAGAGGGAAAATACTTTGTAATGGGAGACAATCGGGATTTTAGCTATGATAGCAGGTTTTGGGGCTATGTTCCCGAAGAGCTAATCGTGGGAAAGGCTCTGTTTATCCATTGGCCTCCCTGGAGGATAAAATGGCTGAAATGA